The Drosophila innubila isolate TH190305 chromosome 3R unlocalized genomic scaffold, UK_Dinn_1.0 2_E_3R, whole genome shotgun sequence genome has a segment encoding these proteins:
- the LOC117790476 gene encoding protein takeout: MDRKALSLLLISSLYCISSLVHATDLPAGITKCSITDEKCLKNSMNYVLKNHAKTGIKQLGLVPLDPLHVKKFSLGKNPKSPVSIDLTFSNADLLGLGEAQVKKVSPFTRDLSQDIEFDMVSPKIALKGPYSIEGKVLILPIHGSGKAEIILEQCKVHANVKLKGVSKGQHQTYAEVVDVKLNLDPSHVSYRFTGLFNGQKAPSDTFHALVNENWREIFTELKEDICTATGLIFKSILNNTLRKRPIEQLFTDI, encoded by the exons CTGCTGGGATAACAAAGTGTTCCATAACGGATGAAAAGTGCCTGAAGAATTCCATGAATTATGTGCTGAAAAATCACGCAAAGACTGGCATCAAACAACTTGGCCTGGTTCCACTTGATCCCCTGCATGTCAAGAAGTTCAGTCTGGGAAAGAATCCAAAAAGTCCCGTTAGCATTGATCTGACCTTTTCCAATGCGGATTTACTCGGTCTCGGTGAAGCCCAAGTCAAGAAAGTATC ACCCTTTACAAGGGATCTTAGTCAGGATATCGAATTCGATATGGTTTCTCCTAAAATTGCTCTCAAGGGTCCGTATAGCATTGAAGGCAAGGTCTTGATCCTGCCCATTCACGGCAGTGGAAAAGCTGAAATAATTTTGG AACAATGCAAAGTGCACGCTAATGTCAAATTGAAGGGCGTCTCCAAGGGTCAACATCAGACCTACGCAGAGGTGGTTGATGTTAAGTTAAACTTGGATCCATCACATGTGTCCTACAGATTTACCGGTTTGTTCAATGGTCAGAAAGCTCCAAGCGACACCTTCCACGCCCTGGTCAACGAAAACTGGCGAGAGATCTTTACTGAACTCAAGGAGGATATTTGCACTGCCACCGGATTGATTTTCAAgtcaattttaaacaatacTCTTAGGAAGAGGCCAATCGAACAGCTCTTCACAGACATTTAG